The nucleotide sequence CACGGCTTAGGTAATGCGCGATTTAAAAGTAGTACCAATCGAGCGCCTCGTCAGAAAACTAACGGCACGCCAGGCGAAATCCGCAACCTTAAACTTGAGCTTATGTTGTTAGCCGATGTGGGCTTATTGGGTATGCCCAATGCGGGTAAATCTACCTTTATTCGCTCAGTGTCTGCGGCTAAGCCGAAAGTGGCTGATTACCCATTTACCACTCTAGTGCCTAACTTGGGTGTTGTACGTCAGGATGCGCAGCGAAGCTTCGTGGTGGCCGACATACCGGGTCTTATCGAAGGCGCTGCTGATGGTGCTGGACTAGGGATTCGATTCTTAAAGCATCTTGAGCGATGCCGTATACTTTTACATGTGGTGGATTTACTTCCCGCCGACGAAAGCGATCCGGCTGAAAATGCAAAAGCTATTATCGAAGAGCTTGAGAAATACAGCCCGAAATTGGCAGAAAAGCCCCGTTGGTTAGTATTCAATAAAGTGGACTTACTGCTAGAAGATGAAGTAGAAGAATGTATAAAACACGTTGTTGAAACCCTTAATTGGGAAGGTCCAACGTATCAGATTTCAGCATTCCAAAAGCTTAATTTAGCGCCGCTGTGCCACGATATTATGGACTTCATTGAAACCCTTCCTGCTATTGAGGAAACGAAAGAAGAAGCTGAAGACGTAGAGTTTAAGTGGGATACGTATCATCGTAATACCCTTGAAGCTCACGACGATTTAGGCGACGACTTAGATGATGACGATTGGGATGAAGACGACTACGATGTTGAAGTAGAGTATCGTAAGTAAGCTGATAAAAGGCGCATTCTTTGCGTTGCTAGCAAAATGGATTTGCAGTATATAACGTAAACGTCACTAAAAACACGAACCTGATTATTCAAGTTCGTGTTTTTTGCATTTAGCGAGGGCGTTTTACATAATAGAGAACACGGCCGATAACACGTTGGCGGTTAAACCACCCCATCTTTTCGGTAGTTAACGAAGCCGCAGTGTTATCGCCGCTAAGGGAGAATTCGCCGTTAGGAATAATTTGGTGAACCCGTTTTATGAGGGTGCCAAAGTGTGGGCAATTAACCACGACTACTTGCCCTGACCGTAACGCTTTTTTCGGCCACGTAAGCACAACAGCAAAATCGCCATCCAATAGTGTCGGTTGCATGCTATCTCCTGAAACCCTCACAATTTTCAGCATTAAAGATCTGGATAAACCAAGGTTAATGAAGGAGGGTAAGGGCATACTGCCTTTTTCGTTTTAACCTTTTTAGTCACCCAGAATCGTTCGGCAAATTCATTCACTAACGTCAGTAAATCTTCACCTTTCTCTCGGCTCACATGTTGTTTACACGCTGAACCAGCAAGCATAATTTTATGCACCAATTCATTGGTATCAGGAAACTGTTCAAATTGAGGGGCCTTAAAATAATCGCCCCATATAACGCGTACTTCATGCTTTACTTTTTCGGCATGCGTTTCTTTTTCTGAAATGAGGCGGCTCATCTGCGCTTGATCGGCAAAACTCAGGCTGTCTTTTTCCGCAAGTTCATTGAGCAAGTCAGTAAAGCGCACAACGCTGAGTGCTGCTAGTTGAGCCGTCATGGGATCATATATTTTACAAGGAATATCGCAGTGCGCACTGGCTGTGGTAAAGGGGTTAACTTTGTTTATAGAAGAAAGAATGTCGTAAATCATGGCGGGCTCCTAGTTTGATGTCGGCTTTTTGCGGTTGATGTATTTGTAAGCGCTATACGAACAGGCTGCAGCAACACTTGCTAGTGCTACGTAAAACACGGTGTGCAATACGCCACTTGTCCAGTGTCCATGATCATGTCCCGCGTGCGCGAACGCGCTGGCACTGGCTAAAATAGACATTATTGCTATACACATACGATGAATAAGTGTGTTCATAGTGGTTCCTTTAATACAAAGTGAATGATATCGGTCAATGCAATGCCTTCTTGATGTATTGCAAATTCGACCGGGTAGGGTGCTCACATTGCAAGGCTGCAAAGTGAGGGTAACGTTTTAAGAATACAAATCGTTGTTGACGGGCAATACTGCTACAACGCACGACGTGGGGATGCCGAGGTAATTGGCGTTCAATAGTGTCAATTAACCCTTCCACCTCTGTAATTGCGCCGTAGGCCAACGACAACTGCGTATTGCATGGAGCCGTTTCACTAGATAGGTATGCATCGGCAAGGTTGTGGTAACTGGTTAAAAGGGCGGTGAGTGACTCCTTTTTGGCTGGCGCCATACTCACTAAAACTTTCGCTGCCAGGATGGCTTGATGATATGTACCTATTGCCGAAAAAAGCCCCCCTTGTTCGTATTGCGTGTTACCTCCACGAATAAGCGTTTCCCAATGTGCAAAGTCTACCGTGTACTCGTCTTTTGGTTTTAGGGAGAGAGTGGTGCTGCGATAAATAGGGGAATTAGTCATCGGAGTGCTCTTGTCTAAAGGGTGAAATTGAAGGTAAGGGCGCGAGATGAAGTTCGATTAACCGCTGACAGTATGGCGTGTGTTCTATCAACAATGGCGTTTCGGTATAGCGGGAGTTTGACTTGAAAGTAAGCGTCTTCAAGGAGTTGGGAAAGCTGTGTAAGCTTTTTTATCATGGCGGGGTTTTCACCTCCGTCAATCTCTAGCAATATAACGGCGATATCAAATGCACAACCTAAATACGGAATAGCTTCGCTGGCTTGGTCGCACTGCATTAAGAGTGTGCCCTGCATTTCGTCTCTCGCCATTACGTGTAGTGCCTGATCAGGATTACCATATACCCAGTCTGCATGTTTCGGACATAAATAATTTATCTGCATGATTTGTCCCTCCTGTTTTTAACAATAGGCCATTAATAACATCAATGCAAATGATAATAGTTGCTATTTGCTTTTATCGTTATGGGTGTTCTTGCCTGCATGTTGCTGGTGGTGAAGATTAAGCCTTACAAGACGGTACACTCTTTTCAAATAACGGGCTAAGTTGAGGTATGATAGGGTTATTAACCATCTGGAAGTTGATGTATGAAAATTGCAATGATTGCTGCAATGGCGCATGAACGCGTTATTGGGGCTGATAATGATATGCCTTGGCACTTGCCCGCAGATTTGAAGCACTTTAAGCAAATTACCCTGGGCAAACCTGTCGTCATGGGAAGAAAAACCTATGCCTCTATTGGTAAAGCGCTACCTGGTAGGCCGAATATTGTTATATCAAGCAGTTCGTCACTGCAGTTAGCGGATGCAGACGTTGTTTCATCTTGCGATGATGCTATTGAAAAAGCGGCAACGTACCTTACAAGTCACGATGACGAAATCATGATTATTGGAGGGGGGACGCTCTATGAAGCGTTCTTAGCGAGGGCACAAACGCTGTATTTAACGGAAATTGATTTAGCCGTAGACGGGGATACTTACTTCCCTGATTATCATGCACGTGGTGAATGGGCATGTACATTCGAAGAAAGACACGATGCAGACGAAAAAAATCCTCATCGCTACCGGTTTTTAACCTTCAAAAAGAAGGGCTAAAAAATTGCCGATGTTGTAAGCATCGGCAATTTAATTTTCTTCTGTTTCACTATACCCGTCTTACTTCGGCGGGTGTTCGAGTGTGTCAATCACCCATCTGGTCAAATAAGCTTTCTAACGAAAGGCCTTGATGACTCAGCATATCACGTAGACGTCTGAGCGCTTCTACTTGAATTTGACGTACACGTTCACGGGTTAATCCAATTTCAGCACCTACGTCTTCCAGGGTTGAAGGCTCATACCCCATAAGGCCAAAACGACGTGCTAAAACTTCGCGTTGCTTTGGATTAAGCTCTTGTAAC is from Alteromonas australica and encodes:
- the cgtA gene encoding Obg family GTPase CgtA → MKFVDEAEIRVEAGDGGNGVIGFRREKYVPKGGPDGGDGGDGGSVFLVADENLNTLIDYRFERFHRAERGQNGQGSNCIGKKGKDLEVSVPVGTRATDSDTGEVLGDLTAHGQKLKVAQGGFHGLGNARFKSSTNRAPRQKTNGTPGEIRNLKLELMLLADVGLLGMPNAGKSTFIRSVSAAKPKVADYPFTTLVPNLGVVRQDAQRSFVVADIPGLIEGAADGAGLGIRFLKHLERCRILLHVVDLLPADESDPAENAKAIIEELEKYSPKLAEKPRWLVFNKVDLLLEDEVEECIKHVVETLNWEGPTYQISAFQKLNLAPLCHDIMDFIETLPAIEETKEEAEDVEFKWDTYHRNTLEAHDDLGDDLDDDDWDEDDYDVEVEYRK
- a CDS encoding S24/S26 family peptidase, whose translation is MQPTLLDGDFAVVLTWPKKALRSGQVVVVNCPHFGTLIKRVHQIIPNGEFSLSGDNTAASLTTEKMGWFNRQRVIGRVLYYVKRPR
- the sodN gene encoding superoxide dismutase, Ni; this translates as MIYDILSSINKVNPFTTASAHCDIPCKIYDPMTAQLAALSVVRFTDLLNELAEKDSLSFADQAQMSRLISEKETHAEKVKHEVRVIWGDYFKAPQFEQFPDTNELVHKIMLAGSACKQHVSREKGEDLLTLVNEFAERFWVTKKVKTKKAVCPYPPSLTLVYPDL
- the folA gene encoding type 3 dihydrofolate reductase codes for the protein MKIAMIAAMAHERVIGADNDMPWHLPADLKHFKQITLGKPVVMGRKTYASIGKALPGRPNIVISSSSSLQLADADVVSSCDDAIEKAATYLTSHDDEIMIIGGGTLYEAFLARAQTLYLTEIDLAVDGDTYFPDYHARGEWACTFEERHDADEKNPHRYRFLTFKKKG